A genomic stretch from Canis lupus baileyi chromosome 3, mCanLup2.hap1, whole genome shotgun sequence includes:
- the DRG2 gene encoding developmentally-regulated GTP-binding protein 2 has protein sequence MGILEKISEIEKEIARTQKNKATEYHLGLLKAKLAKYRAQLLEPSKSASSKGEGFDVMKSGDARVALIGFPSVGKSTFLSLMTSTASEAASYEFTTLTCIPGVIEYKGANIQLLDLPGIIEGAAQGKGRGRQVIAVARTADVVIMMLDATKGEVQRSLLEKELESVGIRLNKHKPNIYFKPKKGGGISFNSTVTLTQCSEKLVQLILHEYKIFNAEVLFREDCSPDEFIDVIVGNRVYMPCLYVYNKIDQISMEEVDRLARKPNSVVISCGMKLNLDYLLEMLWEYLALTCIYTKKRGQRPDFTDAIILRKGASVEHVCHRIHRSLASQFKYALVWGTSTKYSPQRVGLTHTMEHEDVIQIVKK, from the exons ATGGGGATCCTGGAGAAGATCTCCGAGATCGAGAAGGAGATCGCTAGGACGCAGAAGAACAAGG CCACTGAGTATCATCTGGGCCTCCTGAAAGCAAAACTCGCCAAGTATCGGGCGCAGCTTCTGGAACCATCCAAATCAGCCTCATCCAAAGGAGAGGGTTTCGATGTCATGAAGTCGGGTGATGCCCGTGTGGCACTGATTGGATTTCCCTCTGTGGGTAAG TCCACTTTCTTGAGTCTCATGACCTCCACAGCCAGCGAAGCCGCATCCtatgaattcacaaccctgacatGTATCCCTGGGGTCATTGAA TATAAAGGAGCCAATATCCAGCTCCTGGACCTTCCTGGGATCATCGAAGGTGCAGCACAAG GGAAAGGCCGTGGCCGGCAGGTGATTGCTGTGGCGCGCACGGCTGACGTCGTCATCATGATGCTGGACGCCACCAAGGGAGAAGTGCAGAG GTCTCTGCTGGAGAAAGAACTGGAATCCGTAGGCATCCGCCTGAACAAACACAAGCCCAACATCTACTTCAAG cCCAAGAAAGGTGGTGGCATCTCCTTTAACTCAACAGTCACACTGACCCAGTGCTCAGAAAAGCTGGTGCAGCTGATTTTGCACGAGTACA AGATCTTCAACGCGGAGGTGCTGTTCCGAGAAGACTGCTCCCCGGACGAATTCATTGATGTGATTGTAGGCAACCGCGTGTACATGCCTTGCTTATAT GTTTATAACAAAATCGACCAGATCTCAATGGAAGAAGTGGATCGCCTGGCCCGGAAGCCCAACAGCGTGGTCATCAG CTGCGGCATGAAGCTGAACCTGGACTACTTGCTTGAGATGCTTTGGGAGTACTTGGCCCTGACCTGCATCTACACTAAGAAGAGAGGAC AGAGGCCAGACTTCACAGATGCCATCATCCTCCGGAAGGGGGCCTCCGTGGAGCATGTG tGCCACCGCATCCACCGGTCGCTCGCCAGCCAGTTCAAGTACGCGCTGGTGTGG GGCACCAGCACCAAGTACAGCCCGCAGCGGGTGGGCCTGACCCACACCATGGAACATGAGGATGTCATCCAGATTGTCAAGAAGTAG